Below is a genomic region from Patagioenas fasciata isolate bPatFas1 chromosome 14, bPatFas1.hap1, whole genome shotgun sequence.
TCAGGGAGACACATGGTCGCCGGGATAAGTGATACCCCCAGCGTGGGCTGTGCACCCCTGGAGGTGggggtctgtgtccctgtgtccaaaGGCAGTGCCTGTAGATACCCGCTGTGCCCCTTGCACAGGAGCCTCAAGGCTGCTCACACCTGGCTCTTCTGGCTGCAGCCTCCTCCACCGCTGCCTGCATCCCAGCCTCAACGCCACCTTCACTTCTCCCAGCTCCAAACCACATCCCTACTATTTCAAGATAAACTAATGACACCCCCAGGTCACCCCCAGCACCACGAGGCACCAGCTCCACTTCCTGGTAAAAAGATTTATTAAGAACCTATAGTACCTGCCCACCCTGGCACGAGCGCTGTgcagcggcggggagcggggtgACAAGGTTAGCACTTCTCCAGGCAAAACAAACCCGGGTTGGACTCAGCAGCAGGATGGAATGAAGTAAATCAAGGACACAGAAGGGTGATGGGAGCAGGTTTGTGCAGCACAGGACCTCCCACCAGGGCAGCCTGACAGTAGTTAAGGCATATAAAGTGCTTGGAGGAAGACCAGCCCTACACTAAATGTGAGCAGTCAGGGACACTGAGGGAGTAAGGGATGCAGAGGGGTGGTGGGTCACCTGCTCCTCTGCCCCATAGGCAGGTGGCTTCAGACACTGAccctgcccagagcagcaggcaggaaggaTGATGCCTCAGCCCCCAAACACGACTGGGAGATAGGATGCAGGGCCCCAAACAGGACCCAGGCTGCTGGTCTTCATGGCcatctcccagtccatcccatgtCCAGGATGTTGCTCCCTGGGAGTGCCTCTGCCGGTACACTGGAAGGATGGTCAAAGTGCAGCATCCTGCCTCAGCTCCATCCCAGTGGCAAAATGAGATGCGTGGGACTTGTCCCCAGTCAGGCTGTACTTCCCCAGAGCCAGTGCAGCCAGCAGCCAGCCACCTCtcctgcagctgggagcagcacCAGCCACTTGGTCCCTTCCGAGCTGGAATGTTCATGTGGGGCTCAGGTGGTTTTAGTCCTCTTGTGCTTGTGATGTTTGTCACAAAAATGGACATGGGAAAGTGCTCTCATGGGTGCCTCCTGTTGCCAAGCTGGTCCCATGCACAGGAGAGGGATGCACCAAAAGCAGACCCAGAGCTACTGGAGAGGGACAGGTCTCCTGCAGCCACTTTAGGGACACTTCTGTAAAACAGTCCCATGCTTTGGCCAGAGGTGGTGTGGGCAAGTAGGGACACCCTCAGCAGCTAATCCtgcatccctccagcctgccccaGCACTCCCAAACACTCCCTCTTCCCCATGCACTGCTTCAAGAAATATTGCTTTTCCCTGGAATGTTTTTGTCTAAAATTGCCCTGATGGGActcaagaaaaaaagagaaaccatGTAAAAAATAACCGCCCCCATGTCGCACTGAaaggctggggcaggggacaccctggggatgaggatggggacagccAGAGGGACCTTTCTGTGCATAGCAGGGGAGGGGGGCACTGAGCAGGGCAGGGGGGCTGCCTCCTCTTGGCAGCGGGAGGGAGGCACCTCACAGGGACGGGTTGGGGCAGGATGGGATGCAACTGGATGCAACTGGACAAAGGTGGTGGGGAGAGAAGGGACAGTCCCCATGCCTCACTGGGACTTCAGGGAGAAGGACAGTTTGACACAGGCAAGCTCCTCCCCGCTGCTGCTGGCGACCGCCTGGACACGGTAGTTGCCGTTGGTCATCCAGGAAGGCAGCTCCACGTCGGGTAGGTCGAAGTCACTGGCTGGCAGGGAGTAGGAGCCCTGTAGAGAGAGGAGACATGTAGGCAAGACGCCAACCAAACCCGCCCCATCCCTGCACAAAAGGGCACGGTGGCACACAGCCGGTGGCGCCAGTGTTTTGTGCGTACCGCTTTGAAGGGGCAGTGGCAGGGGATGCCGTAGGTGAGCAGTGGCTCCGGGCATGGCGTGCCGGGTGGGATGAGGTTGTCAATGATGGTGCAGACATCGTTGTAGGTGCAGCTGCCCAGCTGGTCGATGCAGGGCAGCTGGACCCAGAGGTCACCAAGTGCCTTCTCCACCACCAGCGACACCTGGAGGGAAAGCATCCCGGACCAGTACAGCCAGCACAAGCATGCACGGCTCTTCCAGCCTGTCCCACCCCTCCCCAGCCATCCCAGCTCCTGCTTGTGCAATTCTTTGGGATGTCCTTGGGGCCATCACACATTCTctaacctcctcctcctcctgctttcGGTTCCTCTCTGCCTGCAGGTTTCTCTTCCTTCAACCTTAGCTTGACTCCTTGAGCAAGCACGTCGCAGCACCCACATacctgctccttctcctctccttagTGCCTCATTCCAAAACCACACGGCAGCTCCCAGCCCACAGCTCTGTCTCCACACTCCCCCAGCACGCTCCCTGCACCTCCCAGCCCCAAACAGGCACCGTGGCATTGCTCAAGACAGCCCATGCACCTTGGGCAGAGGAATGTGCTCAGTCTCATCCCAAAAATTCCCCAAAAAGTGTGGCAGGGCAGCTGGGTCAGCTCAGGGCTCCTGCAGCAGTGTCGTGGCATGTCCCTGAAGGGAGCATCCAGGTCTGGTTGCTGAAAAACAAGTGTTGCAGCGACCGCCAGGAACACGCAGGGCACTTGGGGTTTCATTTCCCTCTCTGAATCATTATGTCCCCAGGACATGACCCAGCTCATGGTGTTTCTCCCACCAAGACAAGGTTGGGAGCTTCCCCCTGGTCTCCCCATGCCTATTGCTCCGTCCTGGTTGACAGAGCCCAGTGCACTCAGCTCTGTATCGCTTGGTGCCTCGGTCCTTCAAGGGCTGCTCATGCCCATACCCACTGTGGGGTATCTCCCAGCTGCTGGTGGTTCTGGGAAGCTTTGCCCTCCCCTGTCCCACGGAGACAGCTCCAGCATGTACCTTCAGAGGGGAGGCCATGGTCTTTTTGCCACTGACAGCAGCACTGATGCGCAGGCTCCCCGGGATGGAGATGGGGTCGGGTGCCACTGAGAGGCTCTGCAGCACCACAGGGTCCTTCCC
It encodes:
- the GM2A gene encoding ganglioside GM2 activator, coding for MLVAGLALALCALQLCPPALGGSQPALLVERSGSRRLSKVGGFSWENCGDGKDPVVLQSLSVAPDPISIPGSLRISAAVSGKKTMASPLKVSLVVEKALGDLWVQLPCIDQLGSCTYNDVCTIIDNLIPPGTPCPEPLLTYGIPCHCPFKAGSYSLPASDFDLPDVELPSWMTNGNYRVQAVASSSGEELACVKLSFSLKSQ